From one Pieris brassicae chromosome 5, ilPieBrab1.1, whole genome shotgun sequence genomic stretch:
- the LOC123709947 gene encoding dual oxidase isoform X2: MKMLSAERLFLLGDPRTNQNPAMVTFGILLMRWHNVVAARIHKQHPDWTDEQLFQRARRIVIASLQNIILYEYVPAFLGVPIPAYQGYRADVAPGITHAFAVAAFRFGHTLVPPAILLRDRNCRYGRAPGGHDAIRLCQTWWDGNDLMSQVPIEEVLMGMASQLSEREDALLCSDVRDNLFGPMEFSRRDLGALNIMRGRDNGLPDYNTARTYFGLPKMKTFNEINPKLFEENPDLLQKLVQAYNGRLDNIDVYIGGMLESTGHPGELFRAIIIDQFTRLRDGDRFWFENDLNGIFTRQEIDELRHISLWDIIVNSTAVGPGDIQRDVFHWSDGDPCRQPYQLNASKLPPCKYLKGYDYFEGNEFAYIYTCLILAFVPILCAGAGYGVVKLQNSRRRKLKLQQENLKNTQCKGAVDKMVCREWVHASYKRLVKLRLGPEPALHVTDRKGEKLRTVPLDHTDQFTVIESQETRNKRPLVLIRVQREHDLVLEMDSVGSRRKFLLKLDTFLTQHKKTLSLAQAARENILTSAETRERRQRKLEHFFREAYAITFGLAPGEKRRRNEDSDSESIVMRTSLSKSEFASALGMKADAVFVKKMFNIVDKDSDGRISFQEFLDTVVLFSRGATDDKLRIIFDMCDNDKNGVIDKEELSEMLRSLVEIARTTSLRDEHVTELIDGMFSDAGLQHKEHLTYNDFKLMMKEYKGEFVAIGLDCKGAKQNFLDTSTNVARMTSFQVEPSMEQSRHWLLIKWEYLTTFLEENRQNIFYLFIFYVVTIGLFVERFAHYSFMSEHLDLRHIMGVGIAITRGSAASLSFCYSLLLLTMSRNLLTKLKEFSIQQYIPLDSSIQFHKIVACTALFFSLIHTAGHMVNFYHVSTQPVENLRCLTKEVHFTSDFRPGITYWVFQTITGVTGVLLFVIMCIIFVFAHPVVRKRAYPWFWRAHSLYIVLYALCLVHGLARLTGAPRFWIFFMGPAIIYTLDKVVSLRTEYMALDVLETEMLPSDVIKIKFYRPPNLKYLSGQWVRLSCTAFKKEEYHSFTLTSAPHENFLSCHIKAQGPWTWKLRNYFDPCNYNPEHQPKIRIQGPFGGGNQDWYKFEVAVMVGGGIGVTPYASILNDLVFGTSTNRYSGVACKKVYFLWICPSHKHFEWFIDVLRDVERKDVTNVLEIHIFITQFFHKFDLRTTMLYICENHFQRLSRTSMFTGLKAINHFGRPDMSSFLKFVQKKHSYVSKIGVFSCGPRPLTKSVMSACEQVNRTRRLPYFIHHFENFG, from the exons ATGAAGATGCTTAGCGCTGAGAGATTGTTTT TGCTAGGAGATCCGAGGACAAATCAGAACCCAGCGATGGTCACCTTCGGGATACTCCTAATGCGATGGCATAACGTAGTAGCGGCTAGAATTCACAAGCAACATCCTGACTGGACTGACGAACAACTCTTTCAACGAGCTAGACGCATTGTGATCGCGAGCTTGCAG aACATAATTCTCTACGAATACGTTCCCGCATTTCTTGGTGTTCCGATACCCGCGTACCAAGGATACCGAGCAGATGTTGCACCCGGAATCACTCACGCGTTCGCGGTTGCCGCCTTCCGTTTTGGCCATACCCTTGTTCCACCGGCCATTCTTTTGAGAGATAGAAACTGTAGATATGGCAGAGCACCAGGCGGTCATGATGCTATACGGCTATGTCAGACCTGGTGGGATGGAAAC GACTTAATGTCTCAAGTTCCAATAGAGGAGGTTCTCATGGGAATGGCGTCTCAGCTATCGGAAAGAGAAGATGCGCTTCTCTGCTCTGACGTTAGAGATAATTTGTTTGGACCAATGGAATTTTCTAGAAGAGATCTCGGAGCTCTCAATATCATGAGGGGACGAGATAACGGCCTACCTGACTACAATACTGCAAG AACATATTTTGGATTACCAAAAATGAAGACGTTCAACGAAATAAACCCAAAACTGTTTGAGGAAAACCCAGATTTACTGCAAAAGCTAGTTCAAGCTTATAATGGAAGATTGGACAATATCGATGTATATATAG GTGGAATGCTTGAATCGACAGGTCATCCGGGAGAATTATTCCGGGCGATAATTATTGACCAATTCACAAGACTAAGAGATGGAGATCGATTCTGGTTCGAAAATGACCTTAACGG AATATTTACTCGTCAAGAGATCGACGAACTCCGTCACATTTCCCTTTGGGACATCATAGTGAATAGTACCGCGGTTGGTCCCGGAGACATACAGCGGGACGTGTTCCATTGGAGCGACGGTGATCCTTGCAGACAACCCTACCAGCTGAACGCGTCCAAACTGCCTCCGTGCAAATATCTTAAGGGTTACGATTACTTTGAG GGAAATGAATTCGCATATATTTACACGTGTCTTATTTTGGCATTTGTACCAATTTTATGCGCCGGAGCGGGATACGGTGTAGTCAAATTGCAAAATAGTAGAAgacgaaaattaaaattacagcaAGAAAACTTGAAAAACACTCAATGTAAAG GTGCGGTCGATAAGATGGTCTGTAGAGAGTGGGTTCACGCATCCTACAAACGTCTGGTGAAACTTCGTCTGGGTCCTGAACCTGCTCTTCACGTCACAGACCGTAAAGGAGAGAAATTGCGTACTGTGCCGTTGGACCACACCGATCAGTTCACTGTTATTGAAAGCCAG GAAACTCGCAATAAACGCCCTCTTGTGTTAATCCGAGTGCAACGTGAACACGATCTCGTATTGGAAATGGACTCAGTGGGGTCGAGACGAAAATTCCTTCTGAAACTAGACACCTTTCTCACACAACATAAGAAAACCTTGAGTCTCGCACAG GCCGCGCGGGAGAATATTCTTACATCAGCTGAAACCCGCGAAAGGAGACAAAGGAAGTTAGAACATTTCTTCAGAGAGGCTTATGCCATCACATTTGGCCTTGCCCCAGGAGAAAAAAGACGAAGGAATGAGGATTCTGATTCAGAG TCAATAGTAATGAGAACATCTCTGTCAAAGAGCGAATTTGCGAGCGCTCTTGGCATGAAAGCTGATGCAGTGTTTGTGAAGAAAATGTTCAATATTGTCGACAAGGACAGTGACGGAAGAATCTCTTTCCAG GAGTTTTTGGATACAGTAGTTCTGTTCTCCCGAGGTGCGACAGATGACAAGCTCCGTATAATATTCGACATGTgtgataatgataaaaatggTGTAATTGACAAAGAGGAATTGAGCGAAATGTTGCGATCTCTAGTAGAGATAGCCAGAACCACATCATTAAGAGATGAGCATGTCACTGAGTTGATCGATGGAATGTTTTCT gaTGCCGGTCTTCAGCACAAAGAACACCTTACATATAATGACTTTAAGCTAATGATGAAGGAATATAAGGGAGAGTTTGTAGCTATTGGTCTGGATTGCAAGGGCGCCAAACAAAACTTCCTCGATACTTCCACCAATGTTGCCAGAATGACCAGTTTCCAAGTAGAACCCTCTATGGAACAGTCTAG acACTGGTTATTAATCAAATGGGAATATCTCACCACTTTCCTCGAAGAGAACAGACAGAATATCTTCTATCTATTCATCTTCTACGTGGTAACCATCGGTCTCTTCGTGGAGAGGTTCGCTCACTACTCATTCATGTCTGAGCATTTAGATTTGAGACACATCATGGGAGTTGGAATTGCCATCACCCGGGGCTCGGCTGCTTCTCTTTCTTTCTGCTATAGTCTCTTGCTGTTAACTATGTCGAGGAATTTGTTAACCAAATTAAAG gAATTTAGCATCCAGCAGTACATTCCACTCGACTCAAGTATCCAGTTTCATAAAATAGTGGCATGCACTGCGCTGTTCTTCTCCCTCATCCACACCGCGGGTCACATGGTTAATTTCTACCACGTATCTACGCAGCCCGTGGAAAACCTCCGCTGTCTCACCAAGGAAGTTCATTTCACTTCTGATTTCCGGCCGGGAATTACTTATTGGGTATTCCAGACAATTACCg GTGTAACAGGCGTTCTGCTATTCGTGATAATGTGCATAATATTCGTGTTTGCCCACCCCGTAGTACGCAAACGCGCCTACCCGTGGTTTTGGCGTGCACATTCACTCTATATAGTTCTGTACGCACTTTGTCTAGTCCACGGTCTGGCCAGGCTTACTGGAGCACCTCGATTCTGGATCTTCTTTATGGGTCCTGCTATCATTTACACTCTGGATAAG gttGTGTCATTGCGCACCGAATATATGGCGCTGGACGTACTAGAAACGGAAATGCTACCATCAGATGTAATCAAAATAAAGTTCTATAGACCCCCAAACCTGAAATATTTGTCAg GGCAATGGGTTCGTCTATCATGTACTGCATTTAAAAAGGAGGAGTATCATTCGTTCACACTAACATCAGCACCTCACGAGAACTTTCTTTCATGTCACATCAAGGCCCAAGGCCCCTGGACGTGGAAACTCAGAAACTATTTCGATCCTTGCAACTATAACCCGGAACATCAACCAAAAATTAG AATCCAAGGTCCCTTCGGGGGTGGTAACCAAGACTGGTACAAATTTGAAGTGGCCGTGATGGTGGGAGGAGGTATAGGAGTTACTCCCTACGCCTCCATACTCAATGACCTGGTGTTTGGTACTTCCACTAATAGGTATTCTGGAGTCGCTTGTAAAAAG GTATATTTCCTGTGGATCTGTCCATCGCACAAGCACTTCGAATGGTTCATAGACGTGTTGCGTGACGTAGAACGAAAAGACGTCACCAATGTTCTAGAGATACACATTTTCATCACTCAGTTCTTCCACAAATTCGACCTGAGGACTACTATGCTA tatATATGCGAGAACCACTTCCAGCGGCTCTCACGGACTTCCATGTTTACGGGTTTGAAGGCGATCAACCACTTCGGAAGACCGGACATGTCTTCATTTCTTAAATTCGTACAGAAAAAACACAGTTAT GTGTCCAAGATCGGCGTGTTCTCTTGCGGCCCTCGGCCACTGACCAAGTCGGTGATGTCGGCTTGCGAGCAAGTCAACCGCACGCGTCGCTTACCCTACTTCATTCATCACTTCGAGAACTTTGGATga
- the LOC123709947 gene encoding dual oxidase isoform X1, with protein sequence MRVATSQRGRTLVLLILAAISQCLCDPEVYYEKQRYDGWFNNRAYPDWGSVSSRLTRKTPASYADGVYMMAGTDRPGARALSKLFMRGQDGLPSLANRTALLAFFGQVVTGEIVMASESGCPIEQHRIPVEKCDHMYDPGCDGAKHMPFHRAAYDRATGQSPNSPREQINQITSWIDGSFVYSTSEAWVNAMRSFQNGSLASEGGLPLRNKKRVPLFNNPVPHYMKMLSAERLFLLGDPRTNQNPAMVTFGILLMRWHNVVAARIHKQHPDWTDEQLFQRARRIVIASLQNIILYEYVPAFLGVPIPAYQGYRADVAPGITHAFAVAAFRFGHTLVPPAILLRDRNCRYGRAPGGHDAIRLCQTWWDGNDLMSQVPIEEVLMGMASQLSEREDALLCSDVRDNLFGPMEFSRRDLGALNIMRGRDNGLPDYNTARTYFGLPKMKTFNEINPKLFEENPDLLQKLVQAYNGRLDNIDVYIGGMLESTGHPGELFRAIIIDQFTRLRDGDRFWFENDLNGIFTRQEIDELRHISLWDIIVNSTAVGPGDIQRDVFHWSDGDPCRQPYQLNASKLPPCKYLKGYDYFEGNEFAYIYTCLILAFVPILCAGAGYGVVKLQNSRRRKLKLQQENLKNTQCKGAVDKMVCREWVHASYKRLVKLRLGPEPALHVTDRKGEKLRTVPLDHTDQFTVIESQETRNKRPLVLIRVQREHDLVLEMDSVGSRRKFLLKLDTFLTQHKKTLSLAQAARENILTSAETRERRQRKLEHFFREAYAITFGLAPGEKRRRNEDSDSESIVMRTSLSKSEFASALGMKADAVFVKKMFNIVDKDSDGRISFQEFLDTVVLFSRGATDDKLRIIFDMCDNDKNGVIDKEELSEMLRSLVEIARTTSLRDEHVTELIDGMFSDAGLQHKEHLTYNDFKLMMKEYKGEFVAIGLDCKGAKQNFLDTSTNVARMTSFQVEPSMEQSRHWLLIKWEYLTTFLEENRQNIFYLFIFYVVTIGLFVERFAHYSFMSEHLDLRHIMGVGIAITRGSAASLSFCYSLLLLTMSRNLLTKLKEFSIQQYIPLDSSIQFHKIVACTALFFSLIHTAGHMVNFYHVSTQPVENLRCLTKEVHFTSDFRPGITYWVFQTITGVTGVLLFVIMCIIFVFAHPVVRKRAYPWFWRAHSLYIVLYALCLVHGLARLTGAPRFWIFFMGPAIIYTLDKVVSLRTEYMALDVLETEMLPSDVIKIKFYRPPNLKYLSGQWVRLSCTAFKKEEYHSFTLTSAPHENFLSCHIKAQGPWTWKLRNYFDPCNYNPEHQPKIRIQGPFGGGNQDWYKFEVAVMVGGGIGVTPYASILNDLVFGTSTNRYSGVACKKVYFLWICPSHKHFEWFIDVLRDVERKDVTNVLEIHIFITQFFHKFDLRTTMLYICENHFQRLSRTSMFTGLKAINHFGRPDMSSFLKFVQKKHSYVSKIGVFSCGPRPLTKSVMSACEQVNRTRRLPYFIHHFENFG encoded by the exons ATGAGGGTCGCAACGAGCCAGCGTGGGCGCACGCTAGTGCTTTTAATATTAGCTGCTATTTCACAGTGTCTGTGTGATCCAG AAGTTTATTACGAAAAACAACGCTACGATGGCTGGTTCAACAACAGAGCATATCCAGACTGGGGATCTGTTA gCAGTCGACTCACGCGCAAGACGCCTGCATCCTACGCAGATGGAGTATACATGATGGCGGGGACAGACCGACCCGGAGCTCGAGCACTGTCAAAGCTATTCATGAGAGGACAGGATGGATTACCCTCCCTCGCCAATCGAACTGCTCTTTTAGCTTTTTTTG GTCAAGTAGTTACGGGAGAAATAGTAATGGCATCAGAATCGGGGTGTCCAATAGAGCAGCATCGAATCCCAGTGGAGAAATGTGACCACATGTATGATCCTGGGTGTGATGGAGCCAAACATATGCCCTTTCATAGAGCAGCGTACGATAGGGCTACAGGCCAAAGCCCTAACAGTCCAAGAGAACAG ATAAACCAGATAACATCGTGGATTGACGGCAGCTTCGTGTACAGCACGAGTGAGGCCTGGGTGAATGCAATGAGGTCATTTCAG AACGGAAGCCTGGCGAGTGAAGGTGGTTTGCCGTTGCGCAACAAGAAGCGTGTGCCTCTCTTCAATAACCCCGTTCCGCACTACATGAAGATGCTTAGCGCTGAGAGATTGTTTT TGCTAGGAGATCCGAGGACAAATCAGAACCCAGCGATGGTCACCTTCGGGATACTCCTAATGCGATGGCATAACGTAGTAGCGGCTAGAATTCACAAGCAACATCCTGACTGGACTGACGAACAACTCTTTCAACGAGCTAGACGCATTGTGATCGCGAGCTTGCAG aACATAATTCTCTACGAATACGTTCCCGCATTTCTTGGTGTTCCGATACCCGCGTACCAAGGATACCGAGCAGATGTTGCACCCGGAATCACTCACGCGTTCGCGGTTGCCGCCTTCCGTTTTGGCCATACCCTTGTTCCACCGGCCATTCTTTTGAGAGATAGAAACTGTAGATATGGCAGAGCACCAGGCGGTCATGATGCTATACGGCTATGTCAGACCTGGTGGGATGGAAAC GACTTAATGTCTCAAGTTCCAATAGAGGAGGTTCTCATGGGAATGGCGTCTCAGCTATCGGAAAGAGAAGATGCGCTTCTCTGCTCTGACGTTAGAGATAATTTGTTTGGACCAATGGAATTTTCTAGAAGAGATCTCGGAGCTCTCAATATCATGAGGGGACGAGATAACGGCCTACCTGACTACAATACTGCAAG AACATATTTTGGATTACCAAAAATGAAGACGTTCAACGAAATAAACCCAAAACTGTTTGAGGAAAACCCAGATTTACTGCAAAAGCTAGTTCAAGCTTATAATGGAAGATTGGACAATATCGATGTATATATAG GTGGAATGCTTGAATCGACAGGTCATCCGGGAGAATTATTCCGGGCGATAATTATTGACCAATTCACAAGACTAAGAGATGGAGATCGATTCTGGTTCGAAAATGACCTTAACGG AATATTTACTCGTCAAGAGATCGACGAACTCCGTCACATTTCCCTTTGGGACATCATAGTGAATAGTACCGCGGTTGGTCCCGGAGACATACAGCGGGACGTGTTCCATTGGAGCGACGGTGATCCTTGCAGACAACCCTACCAGCTGAACGCGTCCAAACTGCCTCCGTGCAAATATCTTAAGGGTTACGATTACTTTGAG GGAAATGAATTCGCATATATTTACACGTGTCTTATTTTGGCATTTGTACCAATTTTATGCGCCGGAGCGGGATACGGTGTAGTCAAATTGCAAAATAGTAGAAgacgaaaattaaaattacagcaAGAAAACTTGAAAAACACTCAATGTAAAG GTGCGGTCGATAAGATGGTCTGTAGAGAGTGGGTTCACGCATCCTACAAACGTCTGGTGAAACTTCGTCTGGGTCCTGAACCTGCTCTTCACGTCACAGACCGTAAAGGAGAGAAATTGCGTACTGTGCCGTTGGACCACACCGATCAGTTCACTGTTATTGAAAGCCAG GAAACTCGCAATAAACGCCCTCTTGTGTTAATCCGAGTGCAACGTGAACACGATCTCGTATTGGAAATGGACTCAGTGGGGTCGAGACGAAAATTCCTTCTGAAACTAGACACCTTTCTCACACAACATAAGAAAACCTTGAGTCTCGCACAG GCCGCGCGGGAGAATATTCTTACATCAGCTGAAACCCGCGAAAGGAGACAAAGGAAGTTAGAACATTTCTTCAGAGAGGCTTATGCCATCACATTTGGCCTTGCCCCAGGAGAAAAAAGACGAAGGAATGAGGATTCTGATTCAGAG TCAATAGTAATGAGAACATCTCTGTCAAAGAGCGAATTTGCGAGCGCTCTTGGCATGAAAGCTGATGCAGTGTTTGTGAAGAAAATGTTCAATATTGTCGACAAGGACAGTGACGGAAGAATCTCTTTCCAG GAGTTTTTGGATACAGTAGTTCTGTTCTCCCGAGGTGCGACAGATGACAAGCTCCGTATAATATTCGACATGTgtgataatgataaaaatggTGTAATTGACAAAGAGGAATTGAGCGAAATGTTGCGATCTCTAGTAGAGATAGCCAGAACCACATCATTAAGAGATGAGCATGTCACTGAGTTGATCGATGGAATGTTTTCT gaTGCCGGTCTTCAGCACAAAGAACACCTTACATATAATGACTTTAAGCTAATGATGAAGGAATATAAGGGAGAGTTTGTAGCTATTGGTCTGGATTGCAAGGGCGCCAAACAAAACTTCCTCGATACTTCCACCAATGTTGCCAGAATGACCAGTTTCCAAGTAGAACCCTCTATGGAACAGTCTAG acACTGGTTATTAATCAAATGGGAATATCTCACCACTTTCCTCGAAGAGAACAGACAGAATATCTTCTATCTATTCATCTTCTACGTGGTAACCATCGGTCTCTTCGTGGAGAGGTTCGCTCACTACTCATTCATGTCTGAGCATTTAGATTTGAGACACATCATGGGAGTTGGAATTGCCATCACCCGGGGCTCGGCTGCTTCTCTTTCTTTCTGCTATAGTCTCTTGCTGTTAACTATGTCGAGGAATTTGTTAACCAAATTAAAG gAATTTAGCATCCAGCAGTACATTCCACTCGACTCAAGTATCCAGTTTCATAAAATAGTGGCATGCACTGCGCTGTTCTTCTCCCTCATCCACACCGCGGGTCACATGGTTAATTTCTACCACGTATCTACGCAGCCCGTGGAAAACCTCCGCTGTCTCACCAAGGAAGTTCATTTCACTTCTGATTTCCGGCCGGGAATTACTTATTGGGTATTCCAGACAATTACCg GTGTAACAGGCGTTCTGCTATTCGTGATAATGTGCATAATATTCGTGTTTGCCCACCCCGTAGTACGCAAACGCGCCTACCCGTGGTTTTGGCGTGCACATTCACTCTATATAGTTCTGTACGCACTTTGTCTAGTCCACGGTCTGGCCAGGCTTACTGGAGCACCTCGATTCTGGATCTTCTTTATGGGTCCTGCTATCATTTACACTCTGGATAAG gttGTGTCATTGCGCACCGAATATATGGCGCTGGACGTACTAGAAACGGAAATGCTACCATCAGATGTAATCAAAATAAAGTTCTATAGACCCCCAAACCTGAAATATTTGTCAg GGCAATGGGTTCGTCTATCATGTACTGCATTTAAAAAGGAGGAGTATCATTCGTTCACACTAACATCAGCACCTCACGAGAACTTTCTTTCATGTCACATCAAGGCCCAAGGCCCCTGGACGTGGAAACTCAGAAACTATTTCGATCCTTGCAACTATAACCCGGAACATCAACCAAAAATTAG AATCCAAGGTCCCTTCGGGGGTGGTAACCAAGACTGGTACAAATTTGAAGTGGCCGTGATGGTGGGAGGAGGTATAGGAGTTACTCCCTACGCCTCCATACTCAATGACCTGGTGTTTGGTACTTCCACTAATAGGTATTCTGGAGTCGCTTGTAAAAAG GTATATTTCCTGTGGATCTGTCCATCGCACAAGCACTTCGAATGGTTCATAGACGTGTTGCGTGACGTAGAACGAAAAGACGTCACCAATGTTCTAGAGATACACATTTTCATCACTCAGTTCTTCCACAAATTCGACCTGAGGACTACTATGCTA tatATATGCGAGAACCACTTCCAGCGGCTCTCACGGACTTCCATGTTTACGGGTTTGAAGGCGATCAACCACTTCGGAAGACCGGACATGTCTTCATTTCTTAAATTCGTACAGAAAAAACACAGTTAT GTGTCCAAGATCGGCGTGTTCTCTTGCGGCCCTCGGCCACTGACCAAGTCGGTGATGTCGGCTTGCGAGCAAGTCAACCGCACGCGTCGCTTACCCTACTTCATTCATCACTTCGAGAACTTTGGATga